One window from the genome of uncultured Tateyamaria sp. encodes:
- a CDS encoding leucyl aminopeptidase encodes MTDLTPVTFIATDLDAIATHPGRVAVIVTPEGKLEQSARRANRLTRGAVQRFVDSDAFEKVKPGSVTSFGWPAGMAADALDVICLPRNHGVEEARKAGAALGKLRGDKAVLLAADGARRVAEIAFGLVMRDYSFVPHKTDAEPSDTAVSVMCSKPEEAEDAAAPLMAIADGAFMTRDLVNEPANVLTTTEFADRLVEMKALGLDVEVLEEAQLEKLGMRTLLSVGQGSDSPSKVVVMQWNGGAKDAAPLALVGKGVVFDTGGISLKPAGGMEDMTMDMGGAGVVAGTMRALAKRKAKANVVGLVGLVENMPSGNATRPGDVVTSMKGDTVEIINTDAEGRLVLCDVMWYAQERFEPAGMVDLATLTGAIIIGLGHENAGVFSNDDGFCNAFLKAAEKEREGAWRMPLGKAYDDLLKSRIADMKNIGGRPAGSVTAAQFLQRFVKEGTPWIHLDIAGVAAVKSETALAPSGATGWGVMALNRLVADGYETE; translated from the coding sequence ATGACTGACCTGACCCCCGTCACCTTCATTGCCACAGACCTTGACGCCATAGCGACCCACCCGGGCCGCGTGGCGGTGATTGTGACGCCCGAAGGCAAGTTGGAGCAAAGCGCGCGCCGGGCCAACCGGCTGACGCGCGGCGCGGTGCAGCGATTTGTGGACAGTGACGCCTTTGAGAAGGTCAAACCGGGGTCTGTCACCAGCTTTGGCTGGCCTGCCGGGATGGCGGCCGATGCGTTGGACGTGATCTGCCTGCCGCGCAATCACGGGGTGGAGGAGGCGCGCAAGGCGGGTGCGGCCCTGGGCAAGTTGCGAGGTGACAAGGCGGTTCTGCTGGCCGCTGACGGCGCGCGCCGGGTGGCCGAAATTGCCTTTGGCCTGGTCATGCGCGACTACAGTTTTGTGCCGCACAAAACCGATGCGGAACCCAGCGATACGGCGGTGTCCGTGATGTGTTCCAAGCCGGAAGAGGCAGAGGACGCCGCAGCGCCGTTGATGGCGATTGCCGATGGCGCCTTCATGACCCGGGACCTGGTGAATGAACCGGCCAATGTGCTGACCACGACGGAATTTGCCGACCGGCTGGTCGAGATGAAGGCCCTGGGCCTCGACGTGGAGGTGCTGGAGGAGGCGCAACTTGAAAAGCTGGGCATGCGCACGCTGTTGTCCGTGGGGCAGGGGTCGGACAGCCCGTCGAAAGTTGTGGTCATGCAATGGAACGGCGGCGCCAAGGATGCGGCGCCACTGGCGCTGGTGGGCAAGGGCGTCGTGTTTGACACGGGCGGTATCAGCCTGAAACCGGCCGGCGGTATGGAAGACATGACCATGGATATGGGCGGCGCCGGCGTCGTGGCAGGTACGATGCGCGCGCTGGCCAAGCGCAAGGCCAAGGCCAATGTCGTGGGGCTGGTCGGACTGGTGGAAAACATGCCGTCGGGCAATGCCACGCGGCCCGGCGATGTGGTCACGTCGATGAAGGGTGATACCGTTGAAATCATCAACACCGATGCCGAGGGTCGCCTCGTTCTGTGTGACGTCATGTGGTATGCGCAAGAGCGCTTTGAACCTGCGGGCATGGTGGACCTCGCGACGCTGACAGGTGCGATCATCATCGGGTTGGGTCACGAAAACGCGGGCGTCTTTTCCAATGATGACGGGTTTTGCAACGCATTCCTCAAGGCGGCCGAGAAAGAGCGTGAAGGCGCATGGCGCATGCCCTTGGGCAAGGCCTATGACGATTTGCTCAAGTCGCGGATTGCGGACATGAAGAATATCGGTGGGCGTCCTGCCGGATCCGTCACGGCGGCGCAGTTCCTGCAACGGTTCGTCAAGGAGGGCACCCCATGGATCCACTTGGACATTGCCGGTGTGGCGGCGGTCAAGTCGGAGACTGCGCTTGCGCCCTCTGGCGCGACAGGGTGGGGCGTGATGGCGTTGAACCGGCTTGTCGCCGACGGATACGAGACGGAGTGA
- a CDS encoding DNA polymerase III subunit chi, with the protein MGAAYFYHLTRRPLEDTLTMLLGKALEAGWRVAVRGPDAGRLGWLDEKLWLGADDGFLPHGMAGGPHDADQPVLLTSGPAANGATCVMTIDGAEVTAEEVAALDRVCVLFDGNDPAALDIARAQWKALKDAGAAAQYWSEESGRWEKKAET; encoded by the coding sequence ATGGGCGCTGCCTATTTCTACCACCTGACGCGCCGCCCGCTTGAGGACACGCTGACCATGCTGCTGGGCAAGGCGCTTGAGGCTGGCTGGCGCGTGGCCGTGCGCGGGCCGGATGCCGGACGGCTGGGATGGCTGGATGAAAAGCTGTGGCTTGGGGCGGATGACGGATTCCTGCCCCACGGCATGGCGGGCGGGCCACATGATGCGGATCAGCCGGTGCTGCTGACCTCGGGGCCTGCGGCCAATGGGGCCACGTGCGTGATGACCATTGACGGGGCCGAGGTGACCGCAGAGGAAGTGGCGGCCCTGGACCGCGTCTGTGTCCTGTTCGACGGCAACGACCCTGCGGCGCTGGATATTGCGCGTGCCCAGTGGAAGGCATTGAAGGATGCGGGTGCTGCAGCGCAATACTGGTCGGAAGAAAGCGGCCGGTGGGAGAAAAAGGCCGAGACCTGA
- a CDS encoding TIGR02281 family clan AA aspartic protease: MSGDNIAQLIYLGTFALVLGGGFLLSSRLKLGQTMQMAAIWVLIFIGAIGAVGLWGDIQDDLMANQTRFDDSGTITIPRSFDGHYYLTLDINGRATDFIVDTGATDIVLNRADAAAAGLDPSTLNFLGRAATANGEVRTAPVRLDTVAIGPHEDTNVPAVVNDGDLGQSLLGMGYLQRWGRIEIAGGEMTLSR, translated from the coding sequence ATGAGCGGCGACAACATTGCACAATTGATCTACCTGGGCACCTTCGCACTGGTGCTGGGTGGCGGGTTTCTTCTCTCCTCAAGGCTCAAGCTTGGGCAGACGATGCAGATGGCGGCGATCTGGGTGCTGATCTTCATCGGGGCGATCGGGGCCGTTGGTCTTTGGGGTGACATCCAGGACGACCTCATGGCGAACCAGACCCGGTTTGATGACAGCGGCACCATCACCATTCCGCGCAGCTTTGATGGCCATTACTACCTGACACTGGACATCAACGGGCGCGCCACCGATTTCATCGTCGACACGGGCGCAACCGACATCGTCCTGAACCGGGCCGATGCGGCGGCGGCAGGGCTTGATCCGTCGACCCTGAACTTCCTGGGCCGTGCCGCCACCGCAAACGGAGAGGTGCGCACAGCACCCGTGCGCCTCGATACGGTTGCCATCGGCCCGCATGAAGACACCAACGTGCCCGCCGTCGTCAATGACGGCGACCTGGGACAGTCGCTTTTGGGTATGGGGTACCTGCAACGCTGGGGCCGGATCGAGATTGCGGGCGGAGAGATGACGCTCAGCCGTTAG
- a CDS encoding MarC family protein, producing MIDTAFLITAFVTMFVVIDPIGLAPLFVALTQGVPERQRRGIAVRACAIGMIILVVFALFGEAVLGFIGISMPAFRVAGGILLFLTALDMLFERRTKRREDQSEDTEHDDPSVFPLAIPLISGPGSIASVILLTGQKPGVEGLALVLAITALVLGVCLVLFLASSLLERALGKTGITVVTRLLGMLLAALSVQFVLDGLRNFGLMPG from the coding sequence ATGATCGACACCGCCTTCCTCATCACCGCCTTCGTGACCATGTTCGTGGTGATCGACCCCATTGGCCTTGCGCCCTTGTTCGTGGCGCTGACCCAGGGCGTGCCGGAACGCCAGCGCCGCGGGATCGCGGTACGCGCCTGCGCCATTGGCATGATCATCCTGGTCGTCTTTGCCCTCTTTGGCGAAGCGGTGCTGGGCTTCATCGGCATCTCGATGCCCGCCTTCCGCGTCGCGGGCGGCATCCTGCTCTTCCTCACCGCGCTCGACATGTTGTTCGAACGGCGCACAAAACGGCGCGAGGACCAGTCCGAAGATACCGAACATGACGACCCGTCGGTCTTTCCGCTGGCAATCCCGCTCATCTCCGGGCCCGGCTCCATCGCGTCCGTGATCCTGCTGACCGGTCAGAAACCGGGGGTCGAAGGATTGGCCCTCGTGCTGGCGATCACGGCGCTTGTCCTTGGTGTGTGCCTTGTCCTCTTCCTTGCCTCCAGCTTGCTTGAACGTGCCTTGGGCAAGACAGGTATCACCGTGGTCACACGGCTTCTGGGCATGCTGCTTGCGGCCCTGTCGGTGCAGTTCGTTCTGGACGGTTTGCGCAACTTTGGCCTGATGCCGGGCTGA
- a CDS encoding ABC-F family ATP-binding cassette domain-containing protein, with protein MLRISDITYAVAGRPLFEGASAVIPEGHKVGLVGRNGTGKTTLFRLIYGELALESGDISLPSGARIGGVAQEVPASQTSLIDTVLAADTERAALLADQSQDPHRIAEIQTRLADIDAWSAEARAATILKGLGFDDDEQLKPCADFSGGWRMRVALAAVLFAQPDLLLLDEPTNYLDLEGALWLESYLAKYPHTVVIISHDRGLLNRAVGAILHLEDRKLTYYQGPYDQFARQRAEKLANAAAMAKKQDARRAHLQSYVDRFRYKADKARQAQSRLKALAKMQPITTPQEAGLKRFDFPNPEELSPPIIHLDGASTGYGDMTVLQKLNLRIDQDDRIALLGKNGQGKSTLSKLLSDRLPSMTGKMTKSSKLRIGYFAQHQVDELHIDETPLDHLRRERPAESPAKWRARLSGFGLMADQADTIVGKLSGGQKARLSLLLATLDAPHMLILDEPTNHLDIESREALVEALTNYTGAVILVSHDMHLLELVADRLWLVSGGTVTPFEDDLEAYRKLLLSDGKPGKPTKPDTPKPKKPSRDTILALRSEVRKSEARVEKLNQMRDKLADKLADPDLYEDAKIGEMEVWQKKYAEVMDALNRAESLWMQDLEKLETAERA; from the coding sequence ATGTTGCGCATTTCTGACATCACCTACGCCGTCGCGGGCCGCCCCCTGTTCGAAGGGGCCAGCGCCGTCATTCCCGAAGGCCACAAGGTCGGTCTTGTGGGCCGCAACGGCACCGGCAAGACGACCCTCTTTCGCCTCATCTATGGCGAACTGGCGCTGGAATCGGGCGACATCTCCCTGCCCTCCGGCGCACGCATCGGTGGCGTCGCCCAGGAGGTGCCCGCGTCCCAGACGTCGCTCATCGACACGGTGCTCGCGGCAGATACCGAACGCGCGGCCCTGCTGGCAGACCAAAGCCAGGACCCGCATCGCATCGCCGAAATCCAGACCCGGCTGGCCGACATCGACGCCTGGTCGGCAGAGGCACGCGCGGCGACCATCCTCAAGGGCCTGGGCTTTGACGATGACGAGCAACTGAAACCCTGCGCCGATTTCTCCGGTGGCTGGCGCATGCGCGTGGCCCTTGCCGCCGTACTCTTTGCCCAGCCTGACCTGCTGCTGCTGGACGAACCCACCAACTATCTCGACCTCGAAGGCGCGCTCTGGCTCGAATCCTACCTCGCCAAATACCCGCACACGGTCGTCATCATCAGCCACGACCGCGGCCTCTTGAACCGCGCCGTCGGTGCGATCCTGCACCTCGAAGACCGCAAACTGACCTATTACCAAGGCCCCTATGACCAGTTCGCCCGGCAACGGGCGGAAAAGCTCGCCAACGCCGCCGCCATGGCCAAAAAACAGGACGCACGCCGCGCCCACCTGCAATCCTATGTGGACCGCTTCCGCTACAAGGCCGACAAGGCGCGGCAGGCCCAGTCCCGGCTCAAGGCGCTGGCGAAAATGCAGCCCATCACCACCCCGCAAGAGGCCGGGCTCAAACGCTTCGACTTCCCGAACCCCGAAGAGCTGTCGCCGCCCATCATCCACCTCGATGGTGCCAGCACCGGGTACGGTGACATGACGGTGCTGCAAAAACTGAACCTGCGCATCGACCAGGACGACCGCATCGCGCTGCTGGGCAAGAACGGACAGGGTAAATCGACCCTGTCGAAACTGCTCAGCGACCGCTTGCCCTCCATGACGGGCAAGATGACCAAGTCGTCCAAGCTGCGCATCGGCTACTTCGCGCAGCATCAGGTGGACGAGTTGCACATCGACGAGACCCCGCTCGACCACCTGCGCCGCGAACGCCCCGCCGAAAGCCCCGCAAAATGGCGCGCACGCCTGTCGGGTTTCGGCCTGATGGCGGATCAGGCGGATACGATTGTGGGCAAACTGTCGGGCGGCCAAAAGGCGCGCCTGTCGCTCCTGCTGGCGACGCTCGACGCACCGCACATGCTCATCCTGGACGAACCCACCAACCACCTCGATATCGAGTCGCGCGAGGCGCTGGTCGAAGCGCTGACCAACTATACCGGCGCCGTGATCCTGGTCAGCCACGACATGCACCTGCTGGAACTCGTGGCCGACCGGCTGTGGCTGGTATCAGGCGGCACCGTGACACCGTTCGAGGATGACCTCGAAGCCTACCGCAAGCTGCTTCTCAGCGACGGCAAGCCAGGCAAGCCGACCAAACCGGACACGCCAAAGCCCAAGAAACCCAGCCGCGACACCATCCTAGCCCTGCGCTCGGAGGTCCGCAAATCCGAAGCGCGCGTCGAAAAGCTGAACCAGATGCGCGACAAGCTGGCGGACAAACTGGCGGACCCCGACCTCTATGAGGACGCCAAGATCGGCGAGATGGAAGTCTGGCAGAAAAAATATGCCGAGGTCATGGACGCCCTCAACCGCGCCGAAAGCCTCTGGATGCAGGACCTCGAAAAACTCGAAACAGCCGAGCGCGCATGA
- a CDS encoding multidrug effflux MFS transporter has protein sequence MTRPAPHLVTLVLLTALTVLTLNMFLPALPAMRAAFGVSEAVMGRAISLYMLAAAVLQLVLGPLSDRFGRRPVIIGLLALYVVASVMCLLAQNITLFLIARTGQAVAVGGGILASAVVRDLYAGRVAAAKLSLIASAMAVAPMLAPMVGGVLDTAFGWRSVFVTYAALGAGLLLWCLRDLGETHAGGPGQRMDIGALLTARLFWAYVGLQALGVGTFYVFLTGAPFVAADVFGLGPAQIGIALGTTTAGFMLGAGLSARLVQRVGPMRLILIGRAVPILGLGAAFLYYVSGGDQVLPLFVSTVTVGIGNGLSLANANAGALSVRPDLAGSASGVNGAVALGLGAALSWATTAVLGASATPQALLLLMLGTLALALAIAVLAALWEQGETGVSNLKTP, from the coding sequence ATGACCAGACCTGCGCCGCATCTTGTGACCCTTGTCCTGCTCACGGCGCTGACCGTGCTGACGCTGAACATGTTCCTGCCAGCGCTGCCTGCCATGCGTGCCGCGTTCGGGGTGTCGGAGGCGGTCATGGGGCGGGCCATTTCCCTTTACATGCTGGCGGCGGCGGTGTTGCAGCTGGTGCTGGGGCCGCTGTCGGACCGGTTCGGGCGGCGGCCCGTGATCATTGGGCTGCTGGCCTTGTATGTGGTGGCGTCGGTGATGTGCCTGCTGGCGCAGAACATCACGCTGTTTCTGATTGCGCGGACCGGGCAAGCGGTGGCGGTGGGGGGCGGTATCCTCGCCTCGGCCGTGGTGCGCGACCTTTATGCGGGGCGGGTTGCGGCGGCGAAGCTGTCGCTGATTGCGTCGGCCATGGCTGTGGCGCCCATGCTGGCGCCCATGGTGGGCGGGGTGCTGGACACCGCCTTTGGCTGGCGGTCGGTCTTTGTGACCTACGCAGCCCTGGGGGCTGGCCTGCTGCTGTGGTGCCTGCGTGATCTGGGCGAGACGCATGCGGGCGGGCCGGGGCAGCGCATGGACATTGGCGCGCTGCTGACGGCGCGGCTGTTCTGGGCCTATGTCGGCTTGCAAGCCCTTGGGGTCGGGACGTTTTATGTGTTCCTGACCGGTGCGCCCTTTGTGGCGGCGGATGTCTTCGGGCTGGGCCCCGCGCAGATCGGGATCGCGCTCGGGACCACCACCGCGGGCTTCATGCTGGGGGCAGGGCTGTCGGCGCGGCTGGTGCAGCGGGTGGGGCCGATGCGTCTGATCCTGATCGGGCGGGCGGTGCCCATTCTGGGGCTGGGGGCTGCGTTTCTCTATTACGTCAGCGGGGGCGATCAGGTTTTGCCGCTGTTTGTCAGCACGGTAACGGTGGGCATCGGCAACGGGTTGTCGCTGGCCAATGCCAATGCGGGCGCGTTGTCTGTGCGGCCCGATCTGGCGGGCAGTGCGTCTGGTGTGAACGGGGCGGTGGCACTGGGACTGGGGGCGGCACTCAGCTGGGCGACGACGGCAGTGCTGGGGGCGTCGGCCACGCCGCAGGCGCTTTTGCTTTTGATGCTTGGAACGCTGGCGCTGGCACTTGCAATTGCGGTGCTTGCAGCACTTTGGGAGCAGGGCGAGACAGGGGTTTCCAACCTCAAAACCCCATGA
- the ndk gene encoding nucleoside-diphosphate kinase, with translation MALERTFSIIKPDATRRNLTGAINKKFEDAGLRIVAQKRIHLTKAQAGEFYKVHAERPFYDELCDFMASAPIVAQVLEGEGAIAKNREVMGATNPADADAGTIRAEFAESVGENSVHGSDAPETAAVEIAYFFSGLELVG, from the coding sequence ATGGCTCTCGAGCGCACCTTTTCCATCATCAAACCCGATGCAACCCGCCGCAACCTGACGGGCGCCATCAACAAGAAGTTCGAGGACGCGGGCCTGCGGATCGTCGCCCAAAAGCGCATCCACCTGACCAAGGCGCAGGCGGGCGAGTTCTATAAGGTGCATGCCGAGCGCCCGTTCTATGATGAGCTGTGCGACTTCATGGCGTCTGCCCCGATCGTCGCACAGGTTCTCGAAGGCGAAGGCGCCATTGCCAAGAACCGCGAAGTGATGGGTGCGACCAACCCCGCCGATGCGGATGCCGGCACCATCCGGGCCGAATTTGCCGAAAGCGTTGGCGAAAACTCGGTTCACGGGTCAGACGCGCCGGAGACGGCGGCGGTCGAGATTGCCTACTTCTTCTCCGGTCTGGAGTTGGTGGGCTAA
- a CDS encoding DUF4112 domain-containing protein, translating into MPDQAQQLEHLDRIARTMDRAMRLPVVGVQVGWDSILGLIPGIGDALTLGPAGYIVLTAHRMGAPASVKGRMLANIGIDALIGSIPLVGDLFDIGWKANTRNVALLRDHFEMSDIAPPHAVPTKS; encoded by the coding sequence ATGCCTGATCAGGCACAACAGCTTGAACATCTTGACCGCATCGCCCGGACCATGGACCGGGCGATGCGATTGCCCGTTGTGGGCGTGCAGGTGGGCTGGGACAGCATCCTGGGTCTGATCCCGGGCATCGGAGACGCGTTAACGCTTGGCCCTGCCGGATACATCGTCCTCACGGCGCATCGGATGGGCGCGCCCGCGTCGGTAAAGGGAAGAATGCTTGCCAATATCGGCATTGACGCCCTGATCGGGTCGATACCCTTGGTCGGTGATCTGTTCGACATCGGCTGGAAGGCAAACACACGCAACGTGGCCCTTCTGCGCGATCATTTCGAGATGTCGGATATCGCGCCACCGCACGCTGTGCCCACCAAATCTTAA
- a CDS encoding YqaE/Pmp3 family membrane protein, whose product MDLIRIILSVILPPLGVFLQVGIGKHFWLNILLTLLGYIPGIVHAVWVIARTPEHA is encoded by the coding sequence ATGGACCTGATCCGCATCATTCTTTCCGTTATCCTGCCCCCGCTGGGCGTCTTTCTGCAGGTGGGCATCGGCAAACATTTCTGGCTGAACATCCTGCTGACCCTGCTGGGCTACATCCCCGGCATCGTGCACGCCGTGTGGGTCATTGCGCGCACCCCCGAACATGCCTGA
- a CDS encoding TfoX/Sxy family DNA transformation protein translates to MGDPVSSIRNLGPAMDAACARAGIPDADTVRALGADETYTRLLRAGLRPHFIGYYVLVMGLQGRPWNDCKGDEKKALRKRFDSIKAQAFDKGLSDFERTLNEIGVIAKA, encoded by the coding sequence ATGGGCGACCCTGTTTCCTCAATCCGCAACCTTGGCCCGGCCATGGATGCCGCCTGCGCCAGGGCCGGCATACCGGATGCAGACACGGTGCGCGCGCTTGGTGCGGACGAAACCTACACCCGTCTTCTGCGCGCGGGCCTGCGCCCGCACTTCATCGGCTACTACGTGCTGGTGATGGGATTGCAGGGACGGCCCTGGAACGATTGCAAGGGGGACGAGAAAAAGGCCCTGCGCAAACGCTTTGACAGCATAAAGGCACAGGCTTTTGACAAGGGGCTCAGCGATTTTGAGCGGACCCTGAACGAGATCGGCGTCATCGCCAAGGCCTGA
- a CDS encoding galactose mutarotase, which produces MRTLFTLRSDRLTAVFDPDGARLRRLHLDDGPNLVLDVDEATTPALRDCYGGAIVGPLANRVRDGKAPVNGVTHQMPRNENGITALHSGPDGLDRARWTVAAHGADAVHLTHHLPAFHGGLPGARDVSLRAQVTDTTLMLRITLTTDTPTPVSIAHHPYWRVTPDHLLHINATHYLPTDDRNLPTGQITPVADTVFDHRTPRRIHADTDHNFCISRAVAATPQHMATLATGQHRLDIYSTEPGLQAYSGAFLPHIPQADIAPLSGIALEPQGWPDAVNHPTFPSVICTPDHPYSQTTRYRVQPAT; this is translated from the coding sequence ATGCGTACTCTATTCACCCTCCGGTCCGATCGGTTGACGGCCGTGTTTGACCCCGATGGCGCGCGGCTGCGCCGCCTGCATCTGGACGATGGCCCCAACCTTGTTCTGGACGTGGACGAGGCAACGACCCCCGCCCTGCGGGACTGCTATGGCGGCGCCATTGTGGGGCCCCTGGCCAACCGCGTCCGCGATGGCAAGGCGCCGGTCAACGGTGTCACACACCAGATGCCCCGCAATGAAAACGGGATCACCGCGCTTCACAGCGGGCCAGACGGGCTTGACCGCGCGCGCTGGACGGTCGCGGCACATGGCGCTGACGCCGTCCACCTGACCCACCACCTGCCCGCCTTTCATGGCGGCCTGCCCGGGGCGCGGGATGTCAGCCTCCGGGCGCAGGTGACGGACACCACGCTGATGCTGCGGATCACCTTGACCACCGATACCCCCACCCCGGTCTCGATCGCGCACCACCCCTACTGGCGCGTCACGCCGGATCATCTGCTGCACATCAACGCCACACATTACCTGCCCACGGACGACAGGAACCTGCCCACCGGCCAGATCACGCCGGTTGCGGACACCGTTTTCGACCACCGCACGCCGCGGCGCATCCACGCGGACACGGACCATAACTTTTGCATCAGCAGGGCTGTTGCCGCCACGCCGCAGCACATGGCCACGTTGGCCACAGGTCAGCACAGGCTGGACATCTACAGCACCGAACCGGGGCTACAGGCCTATAGCGGCGCGTTTTTACCTCACATCCCACAGGCGGACATCGCCCCGCTGTCGGGCATCGCGCTTGAACCGCAGGGCTGGCCCGATGCGGTGAACCACCCGACCTTCCCCAGCGTCATCTGCACGCCCGATCACCCCTATTCACAAACGACCCGATACAGGGTGCAACCCGCCACATAA
- a CDS encoding aminotransferase class IV produces MHDIPISTHDAAADDRNDHILIYVDGQIVPRDQAVVSVYDSGFMLGDGIWEGLRLYDGHIPFFDAHLDRLFEAAAYTEIEIGLDRDGLKNAVWKTLQANDMHTDVHVRLMVTRGRKAKPFQHPHLSLWGSTIVIIAEHSKPDDRVVERGIRLATVPHHRGLPLTQDAKLNSHSKLNCIIALNHAVRAGADEALMLDPFGFVNTTNACNFFIVKTGAVWTSTGDYCMNGITRQKVIDLCRAEGIPVFERNFSLVDTYSADEAFLTGTFGAQTPVFEIDGRKIGGGVAGPVFLHLRAAYKRLIATDRDV; encoded by the coding sequence ATGCACGACATACCGATTTCGACACATGACGCGGCCGCAGATGACCGCAACGACCACATCCTGATTTATGTGGATGGTCAGATCGTGCCGCGCGATCAGGCCGTTGTGTCCGTCTATGACAGCGGTTTCATGCTGGGGGACGGTATCTGGGAGGGGCTGCGCCTTTATGACGGACATATCCCGTTCTTCGATGCCCATCTGGACCGGCTGTTCGAGGCGGCGGCCTATACCGAGATCGAGATCGGGTTGGATCGGGATGGGCTTAAGAATGCAGTATGGAAAACGTTGCAGGCCAATGACATGCACACGGATGTTCATGTGCGTCTGATGGTCACGCGCGGGCGCAAGGCCAAGCCGTTCCAGCACCCCCATCTGAGCCTGTGGGGGTCGACCATCGTCATCATTGCCGAGCATTCGAAACCCGATGACCGTGTGGTCGAACGGGGCATTCGCCTTGCGACCGTGCCGCATCATCGCGGGCTGCCCCTGACGCAGGATGCAAAGTTGAATTCGCATTCCAAGCTGAATTGCATCATCGCCCTGAACCACGCGGTGCGCGCGGGTGCGGACGAGGCGCTGATGCTCGACCCGTTTGGCTTTGTGAACACGACGAACGCCTGCAACTTCTTCATCGTGAAGACGGGGGCCGTTTGGACCTCGACCGGCGACTACTGCATGAACGGGATCACGCGGCAGAAGGTGATCGACCTGTGCCGCGCCGAGGGCATCCCGGTGTTTGAGCGGAATTTCTCGCTGGTCGATACCTACAGCGCCGACGAGGCGTTTCTGACCGGTACATTCGGTGCACAAACCCCGGTGTTCGAGATTGACGGCCGCAAGATCGGCGGCGGTGTCGCGGGCCCGGTGTTCCTGCACCTTCGCGCCGCGTACAAACGGCTGATCGCCACGGATCGTGATGTCTGA
- a CDS encoding MBL fold metallo-hydrolase, which translates to MLPPDDFDPPIGTAEMLEPGLRRIVAPNPSPMTYRGTNTYLLGHTALAVVDPGPASDAHLSAILSALAPGQSVSHIIVTHAHLDHSPLAGRLSEETGAPVLAFGTATDGRSTVMQNLAKAGLAGGGEGIDHAFVPDIRVADGDMIPGADWQLEVMHTPGHLGNHICLGFGDACLTADHVMGWASSLVSPPDGDLTDFMASCDRLATRDWRVFYPGHGAPIRDPAARLSWLITHRRAREAAILSALIAAPATAAQIAETVYTDTPAPLLPAATRNVLAHLIDLMGKSKITALDPLGPETRFATA; encoded by the coding sequence ATGCTGCCACCAGATGATTTTGATCCACCCATCGGCACGGCCGAGATGTTGGAGCCGGGCCTGCGCCGGATCGTGGCCCCGAACCCGTCGCCGATGACCTACCGCGGCACGAACACATACCTGCTGGGTCACACCGCATTGGCCGTGGTCGATCCCGGCCCGGCATCTGACGCTCATCTGTCCGCCATCCTGTCCGCCTTGGCGCCCGGACAATCCGTCTCGCATATCATTGTCACCCACGCGCACCTTGACCATTCCCCCCTGGCCGGCCGCCTGTCCGAGGAAACCGGCGCACCCGTTCTGGCCTTTGGCACCGCCACCGACGGACGCAGCACCGTGATGCAGAATTTGGCCAAGGCAGGCCTTGCGGGGGGTGGCGAAGGGATTGATCATGCATTTGTCCCCGACATTCGCGTGGCCGATGGGGACATGATCCCGGGCGCCGACTGGCAGCTTGAGGTGATGCACACGCCCGGGCATCTGGGCAACCACATTTGCCTGGGCTTTGGCGATGCGTGCCTGACGGCGGATCATGTGATGGGCTGGGCCAGTTCGCTTGTCTCCCCGCCCGACGGGGACCTGACCGATTTCATGGCCTCCTGCGACCGGCTGGCGACGCGCGACTGGCGGGTATTCTACCCGGGCCATGGCGCCCCGATCCGTGACCCGGCTGCGCGTTTGTCCTGGCTGATCACCCACCGGCGCGCCCGCGAGGCGGCCATCCTGTCGGCACTGATCGCAGCCCCGGCAACTGCGGCACAGATCGCCGAAACCGTGTATACCGATACGCCTGCTCCACTGCTGCCAGCAGCGACCCGAAATGTGCTGGCCCATCTGATTGATCTGATGGGAAAATCAAAGATCACCGCCCTTGATCCACTGGGGCCAGAGACGCGTTTTGCAACCGCCTGA